In the Brucella anthropi ATCC 49188 genome, one interval contains:
- a CDS encoding c-type cytochrome, producing MNSTRTNKFIMAFLATVFVVMTTGILSDSLFHSPAPEKPGFIIEAAEASTGEGGAAPAKEEVSIATLLQSADPARGETVFKRCAACHTGEKGGANKVGPHLWDVVNRPAASVEGFGYSAPMKEFGAAGNKWDFEHLNKFLTSPKGFIKGTAMGFAGDKKDNERADLIAYLRTLSDNPAPLPTADAAPAAGGDAKPAEGGEAKPAEGEKPAAGGEQKPAEPAPAN from the coding sequence ATGAATTCAACCCGGACTAACAAGTTTATCATGGCTTTTCTGGCAACGGTTTTCGTTGTCATGACGACGGGCATCCTGTCCGATTCGCTGTTTCACTCGCCTGCGCCCGAAAAGCCGGGCTTTATCATCGAAGCGGCGGAAGCCTCGACCGGTGAAGGGGGCGCTGCACCGGCCAAGGAAGAAGTTTCCATTGCGACGTTGCTGCAGTCTGCTGATCCGGCGCGCGGTGAAACCGTCTTCAAGCGTTGCGCTGCATGCCATACCGGTGAAAAGGGTGGCGCCAACAAGGTCGGTCCGCATCTGTGGGATGTCGTGAACCGTCCGGCTGCCTCTGTTGAAGGTTTCGGCTATTCAGCTCCCATGAAGGAGTTCGGTGCTGCGGGCAACAAGTGGGATTTTGAACATCTCAACAAGTTCCTGACCTCGCCGAAGGGTTTCATCAAGGGCACCGCCATGGGCTTTGCTGGCGACAAGAAGGACAATGAACGCGCTGATCTGATCGCTTATCTGCGCACACTGTCCGACAATCCGGCTCCGCTGCCGACCGCTGATGCGGCACCTGCCGCTGGTGGCGATGCAAAGCCGGCTGAGGGCGGCGAAGCCAAGCCAGCCGAAGGCGAAAAGCCTGCGGCAGGCGGCGAACAGAAGCCTGCGGAACCGGCACCCGCCAATTAA